The Cucumis melo cultivar AY chromosome 5, USDA_Cmelo_AY_1.0, whole genome shotgun sequence genome has a segment encoding these proteins:
- the XTH1 gene encoding brassinosteroid-regulated protein BRU1-like precursor, whose translation MHFPHKGLTIMLLLCVLMASIMTASAGNFLQDVDVTWGGPRAKILDGGRHLSLSLDKDSGSGFQSKQEFLFGRFDVQMKLVPGNSAGTVTTFYLSSQGGSHDEIDFEFLGNSSGDPYTLHTNVYSQGKGNREQQFHLWFDPTKGFHTYSIDWSPESIKFLVDNIPIRVFHNWENIGVSYPKSQPMRVYSSLWNADDWATRGGLVKTDWTQAPFTASYRNFNANGCVASSGSSSCGSKFSSTLQGGAQSGLDANSRNRLRWVQSKFMIYNYCTDHKRFPQGIPAECKRPRF comes from the exons atgcattttcCTCACAAAGGTTTGACAATAATGCTTCTACTGTGTGTGCTCATGGCTTCTATAATGACTGCCAGTGCCGGCAACTTTCTCCAAGACGTCGACGTTACTTGGGGAGGTCCACGTGCCAAGATACTAGACGGAGGCCGGcatctctccctctctcttgACAAAGACTCAGGATCAGGTTTCCAATCTAAGCAAGAGTTTCTATTTGGAAGGTTCGATGTGCAAATGAAGCTCGTCCCAGGAAACTCTGCTGGCACTGTCACCACTTTTTAT TTGTCTTCTCAAGGAGGTTCACACGATGAGATTGACTTTGAATTTTTAGGCAACTCGTCTGGAGATCCATACACACTTCATACCAACGTTTACTCACAAGGAAAAGGAAATAGGGAACAACAATTTCACCTCTGGTTTGATCCCACCAAGGGATTTCACACCTATTCTATCGATTGGTCTCCAGAAAGTATCAA GTTTTTAGTGGACAATATTCCTATAAGGGTATTCCATAACTGGGAAAATATTGGAGTGTCTTACCCGAAGAGCCAACCCATGAGAGTTTATTCAAGTTTGTGGAATGCAGACGATTGGGCAACTAGAGGGGGATTGGTGAAGACTGATTGGACACAAGCCCCTTTCACAGCGTCATACAGAAACTTTAATGCCAATGGGTGTGTTGCATCATCTGGATCATCATCATGTGGCTCTAAGTTTTCGAGTACTCTGCAAGGTGGAGCACAAAGTGGATTAGATGCCAATAGTAGAAATAGATTGAGATGGGTACAGTCCAAGTTCATGATTTACAATTACTGCACTGACCATAAAAGATTTCCTCAAGGCATTCCAGCTGAATGCAAGCGCCCAAGGTTCTAG